GCTGGTTCTGATTAAAAGTTCAGGATCGGGCATAAAATTAGTAGTTAGGTGTTGACTAATGCTGTCGATATTGATATCGTCAATCTCTAAGTCCCCGTTTTTTACTTTTTCGGCAATTTGTTTAACTCCATTTGTAATTTCCCAGCGAGAACTATAACTCAAAGCCAGAGATAAAGTCATACGGTCATTTTGTGCTGTTTTTTCAATAGCAGCCATTAATTCTTTGTATGTATCCGGTTTTAAGCTTTTTAAATCTCCAATTGCCTGTAGGCGAATTTTATTTTTGTTGAGCGTTTTAGTTTCTTTGTGTATAGTTCTTACTAACAGATTCATTAGAGCGTCGACTTCTTTTTTAGGTCGATTCCAATTTTCTGTTGAAAAAGCATAAAGGCTTATGAATTTTATTCCAAGTTCAGCAGCAGCTTCGGTAGTTTTGTTTACAGCAGCAACCCCATTTTCGTGACCGAAAACACGCAATTTCCCGCGCTCTTTAGCCCACCGACCGTTACCATCCATAATAATGGCAACATGCTTTGGCAAACGTTTTATGTCTATCTGATCTTTAAAATTCATCCTGCAAATTTAGTATAATCAATAATACCTTCCATTAATTAAATTTCGACAACTGTTGTCTTTTTTTAAACGGAAGGCAAAAGTAATATTTAATCCGTAAAAAACGTACCAATCTCCATTGTATCCTTTATAATCTGTAGAAGCAATATTATCTAAATCATCTGTAAATGTTTTTCTTGCACTCCAAAATAAGTTTAATCCAATTTTTTTAAATGGACTTAGTTTAAATCCTAAGCCAAAAGGAGTAGAAAAGCCTAAGTCTATATTGTCTGACGTAAAAACAGCAGCTCCACCAAAAATATAAGGCGTCCACCTGTTTTTCCTGTCGCCAATGGCATAGGGAAAGAAATTAAGTTCTCCTATTAAAGCTAAATCTTTTATTTGTGTTGAAAGATTAGCGGTTGGGTTTGTCGTGTGATCAATATTATACGTTGTGGCATCGGATTTAATATCAGCCTGAGTTGCTTCTAAGCTAATTGCCCAACGCTGATTTAAATTATACTTTAAGACTCCACCATAGGCGATATTGCTTTCGGTAAAATGCCGTTGAGGATTAAGGTCGCCAAGATAATATGCCGCACCGCCAAAAGCTCCTATTTCTAACGTTTGTGCGGAAGAAACCAAGGGTAAAAAAAACATAATATTAACACCTAAAATTAAATAAATTAATTTTTGTTGTAGTTGCATATATTTCTGATTTACCCTATCAATTCCCATGTTTAATTCCTTTTATCAATTCCCCATAATAATTTAGCACGAATAGTGGAGAAAAAATTTTCGTCGGGCAAACGAATTAGCTGAATTTTAAAATCTTCTTTTTCGATGATTAGTTCTTCATCAGATTGAAAACTCTGTGTTCTAGCATCTAAACTTACAAAATAGCTATCGTCTCTGCCGTTAATTTTTAATCTCACCGTTTTATCATCAGGGATAACGAGTGGACGTACAGATAAATTGTGAGGTGCAATGGGAGTAATAATAAAATTATTTGCATCAGGATAGATTATAGGGCCTCCTGTACTCATAGAATAAGCTGTCGATCCTGTTGGAGTGGCTATAATAAGACCATCAGCCCAATATGAATTCAAATAGTCGTCATCAATATAAACATGAATGGAGACCATAGAATTGGGTTGTTGTTTATATACCGTAATTTCATTTAAAGCAAAATTTTTATTGTTAAAAAGCTTAGCATGAGATTTGAGTTTTAATAAACTTCTAGTATCAATTTTAAAACTTTTATTTTTTAGTGCAGTAATAGCTTCTTTAATTTGTTCGCGGTTAACGCTAGATAAAAAACCTAATCTTCCCATATTAATTCCTAGTATCGGAATTCCTGAGTCGTGAACCATTGCAACTGTGTTTAGCATGTTCCCATCCCCGCCCAAAGAAATAATATAGTCTAATTTTTCAGGAGAATTATAAGGTCCGGTAAAGGTTTGGTAGCTGCTTAAATCAATTCTGCTTTTGACTTCTTCTGCAAATGGAGTATAAAATAAAGTATTGAAATCGGCTTCTTTGAGAACTTTAATCAATTCATTTAAGAACGAATAAGACGAATCGTTAAGTGATTTACCGAAAATACCAACCCTCATTTTGCTTTGTATTTATAATTTGCTACAAATGAATTATTTGCTAAAATTCTTTGGCAAATTTAAACTTTTAAAATGGCTCACGAAATTTAGCAAGCTATTATTAACAATAATTAACTGATAAGCCGCTACGTATAAGAATCTATTTGTAGAATATAATATTTTAATGTCCACTTGAAAAGTAGATAATTACACCAAACAGTATTTTTAAGAATATTGTAATATGTATATTTTGAAACGCACGAAACTTTATAAAATATTTTACTTATTTTAGCAGCTTATTAAAATTATCAATAAAGTATGCTCAATTTACTCCCGCAAACAGATTTTAGAAATAAGGTTTCTAATACCGACTTAAAAAAAACCCGACAACAAAGTTTTATTATAGAGTATTTGTATAAAAATGGACACTCATCTAATCCTGAGTTAGCCAAATTATTAAATGTGAGTTCTCCTACTATTAATAAGTTGTTATCGGAACTGGTAAATCTTGGTATTGTTCAAGAGTTAGGACATGGTGTTTCCATTGGAGGACGTCGTCCGAATTTATATGGAATAAACCCTAATGTTAAATATATTATCAGTATCGATATTGATTGTAGAATGATTAAGATGGGGGTTTTTAATTTACAAAACGAAGCGGTATCGGATATTATCACATATTTTGATAATGTAAAAAATAAAAAACAGGTTTTTGAAGAAATTTTTAAAAGATTAGATGACTTACTGGTCAGGCTTGATTTTAAAACAAGTCAATATCTTGGAATTGGAATTTCGCTTCCGGGATTAATTGAAGCAAAGACAGGGGAAACGTATAGTGATTTACTCATTGATGGTTTGAGCTTGGAAGAGGCGTTTAATAAACGTTATAAACTTCCGGTATTTACTGAAAATGATTCGCGTATTATGGCTATAGGAGAGCAGGCTTTTGGGGCTGCACGTAACAAAGAAAATGTTCTTTGTATAAATATTTGCGATGGCATTGGTATGGGAATGATTGTGAATGGGAAAATTTATGAAGGTAAGAGTGGCTTTGCCGGTGAGTTGGGTCATATTAATGTTGTAGAAGACGGTTTATTATGTACTTGCGGAAAAAAAGGTTGCTTAGAAACGGTGGCTTCCGGTACAGCTTTAATTCAATATGCACAAAATGGGATTTCCAGCGGAAAACAAAGTCTTATTGCCGAAATGGTAAATAATAATATAGATGAGATTCATGTATCAACTATTATAGAAGCTCTTGAAAATGGAGATGCATTTGCCATAGAGCTTATTAGTCAGGCAGGTACTTATTTGGGTAAAGGAATTGCCGGTTTAATTCATATTTTTAATCCGGAAACTATTATTATTGGGGGAAAAGTAGCTAGCGCAAAACATTTTTTGCTCGATCCTATACAGCAAAGTTTAAATAAATATACTATTCATAGAATAAAACAGGATACCGAAATAATTGTTTCTTCTTTAGAAGGTAAAGTTAAACTTTTAGGTGCCGTTGCTATGGTTATGAATAAATTGTTTGAGAAAGAAAGAGAACTTTTTACTTAACTGTTGAATTACACATTTCTAAACTTTTTTTCCAAAGAGTATCTTGGTTTTTTAGAATATATGCCGCCTTTGCGGCCTGCGATTTTTGTTTATCAATATAATAATGTCCCGTATTTTCACTCCCTTCGGGCGATGTTGCCAAATAAATTGAAGTGGCTGCTCCAGAATGCCAGCTACTACCACTCATTCCCCATCCGGCATATAATACTTTTGTGCCTATTACTCCTGGATGAAGAGTGTTTACGGTTATGGAACTGTCTTTTAATTTTCGTGCTAACTTAAAAGTGAAAAGAATATTACAGAGCTTTGATAGTTCATAAGCCTCGTATGGATTATAACCGTTTTCGGCATTTAAAGCTTTGAAATTAATGCTTGTAGCTTGTGCCATGCTGGCTACATTTATGATTCTAGCTGAAGCTTGAGATTTTAAATGAGGTAGAAATAAATAGGTTAAATAAAAATGGGCAAGATGATTTATAGCAAATGTTCGCTCAAAACCTTCGGCAGAATAAGTAAGTTTTTTTTCAAATACTCCCGCATTATTAATTAATACTTCTAAAGGTTTATTCTTGGAAAGAAAGGTTTGAGCCATTTGTTTTACTTCTTGTAATGAAGCAAAATCAGCTTTAAAACTTTCTATTATTGCATTTGGAGCTTGAGATAATATCCAGTCTTTTGTTTCGGAAAGTCGAGAGGGATTTCTGCCATGAATAAAAACAGTATGTCCTAACAAAGCAAGTTCTAATGCTGTTTGTTTGCCAATGCCGTCAGTAGCTCCGGTAATAAAAATGTTCATTTTAATAGCTTTACCTCAAAGATACAAAATTCATCGGCAAAATAGAGGGCGTAAAAAAAGAGGTCTTTTAGGGCCTCTTTTCTAATTTTTTTATTCTGCTTTAACTCTTTCCGCTAATTCGGAGTCAATTAAAATCCTGCCGCAATATTCACACACAATAATTTTTTTGTGCATTTTAATGTCTAACTGATGTTGAGGTGGGATTTTATTAAAACAACCACCACAAGATTCGCGTTCAATTTGAACAACAGCTAAGCCATTACGAGCATTTGAACGAATACGTTTGTATGCTGTAAGTAAACGAGGATCGATTAAAGATTCCAGCTCTGCTGATTTTTTAATCATA
The Bacteroidales bacterium genome window above contains:
- a CDS encoding SDR family oxidoreductase; amino-acid sequence: MNIFITGATDGIGKQTALELALLGHTVFIHGRNPSRLSETKDWILSQAPNAIIESFKADFASLQEVKQMAQTFLSKNKPLEVLINNAGVFEKKLTYSAEGFERTFAINHLAHFYLTYLFLPHLKSQASARIINVASMAQATSINFKALNAENGYNPYEAYELSKLCNILFTFKLARKLKDSSITVNTLHPGVIGTKVLYAGWGMSGSSWHSGAATSIYLATSPEGSENTGHYYIDKQKSQAAKAAYILKNQDTLWKKSLEMCNSTVK
- a CDS encoding ROK family transcriptional regulator; this translates as MLNLLPQTDFRNKVSNTDLKKTRQQSFIIEYLYKNGHSSNPELAKLLNVSSPTINKLLSELVNLGIVQELGHGVSIGGRRPNLYGINPNVKYIISIDIDCRMIKMGVFNLQNEAVSDIITYFDNVKNKKQVFEEIFKRLDDLLVRLDFKTSQYLGIGISLPGLIEAKTGETYSDLLIDGLSLEEAFNKRYKLPVFTENDSRIMAIGEQAFGAARNKENVLCINICDGIGMGMIVNGKIYEGKSGFAGELGHINVVEDGLLCTCGKKGCLETVASGTALIQYAQNGISSGKQSLIAEMVNNNIDEIHVSTIIEALENGDAFAIELISQAGTYLGKGIAGLIHIFNPETIIIGGKVASAKHFLLDPIQQSLNKYTIHRIKQDTEIIVSSLEGKVKLLGAVAMVMNKLFEKERELFT
- a CDS encoding NAD kinase, whose product is MRVGIFGKSLNDSSYSFLNELIKVLKEADFNTLFYTPFAEEVKSRIDLSSYQTFTGPYNSPEKLDYIISLGGDGNMLNTVAMVHDSGIPILGINMGRLGFLSSVNREQIKEAITALKNKSFKIDTRSLLKLKSHAKLFNNKNFALNEITVYKQQPNSMVSIHVYIDDDYLNSYWADGLIIATPTGSTAYSMSTGGPIIYPDANNFIITPIAPHNLSVRPLVIPDDKTVRLKINGRDDSYFVSLDARTQSFQSDEELIIEKEDFKIQLIRLPDENFFSTIRAKLLWGIDKRN
- a CDS encoding isoprenyl transferase, which encodes MNFKDQIDIKRLPKHVAIIMDGNGRWAKERGKLRVFGHENGVAAVNKTTEAAAELGIKFISLYAFSTENWNRPKKEVDALMNLLVRTIHKETKTLNKNKIRLQAIGDLKSLKPDTYKELMAAIEKTAQNDRMTLSLALSYSSRWEITNGVKQIAEKVKNGDLEIDDINIDSISQHLTTNFMPDPELLIRTSGEQRVSNFMLWQIAYSELYFCPKYWPDFGKEDFYKAIVDYQSRERRFGKTSEQTTK